TAGACatgatgtttaaaaaataaaatagtcaattaaaaaaaaaaagagagtattAGAAAGCAGAGTCCTGACAGGAACACTAATTAACTGAGGACTGTCTTCTTTGGCAAGCTCAACGCTTCCTGCCCTGAATTCGCAGGGTTCTGTTTAGCCgctgaaacaaacacacacacaggtttatttatttcatttatgagTAAATGTGAACTGTTGCCACTTGAAGTGGTAGCTCTTGTGATAGGTGAATTTGAGGTTGTTGGACCACCACAAGAATTGCTGAGAACGAACAGGCACTAAATCCACCCTGGCCTTTTAATTTCAGgcggaaaagtgtgtgtgtgtgtgtgtgtgtgtgtatgtgtgtgtgtgtgtgtgtgtgtgtgtgtgtgtgttgggggaggcgGGCTTGCAGCAAGGTGGGGGGCGGGATTTTCTCAAGAAAATATCAAGATAACTCATTAATACTGTTTTCTAGGGGACTGTTGCATGGTAATTTTCTTCGCTATTGGAAGGGTGACTAATGTCCTCAGAGTGTGAAATAGATTGGGTGAATCTCTGTCTGATGAAACTTTCTCGTTGATATGTTTTCTTTGGGTCTTTGCAGTGGGAGGAAGTGAGCATTATGGATGAAAAAAACACACCGATCCGAACCTACCAGGTGTGCAACGTGATGGAAGCCAGTCAGAACAACTGGCTGCGAACTGACTGGATCACCCGAGAAGGGGCGCAGAGGGTGTATATTGAGATTAAGTTCACTCTGAGAGACTGCAACAGTCTTCCGGGCGTCATGGGGACTTGCAAGGAGACGTTTAACCTGTACTACTACGAATCGGACAACGACAAGGAGCGCTTCATCCGAGAGAGCCAGTTTGGCAAGATCGACACCATCGCGGCTGATGAGAGCTTCACGCAGGTGGACATTGGTGACAGAATCATGAAACTCAACACTGAGATCCGGGATGTAGGGCCCCTGAGCAAGAAGGGCTTTTACCTAGCCTTTCAGGATGTGGGTGCTTGCATCGCCCTGGTGTCTGTCCGTGTGTTCTACAAGAAGTGTCCACTCACTGTTCGAAATCTAGCCCAGTTTCCTGACACCATCACGGGGGCCGATACCTCTTCGCTGGTGGAAGTTCGAGGCTCTTGTGTCAACAACTCCGAAGAGAAGGATGTGCCAAAAATGTACTGTGGGGCAGATGGCGAATGGCTGGTACCCATTGGCAACTGCCTATGCAATGCTGGGCATGAGGAGCAGAATGGTGAATGCCAAGGTAAGAACAGCCATACTGTACTTTTCATTAGGGCTTAGTGCACGTAATTAAATCAGAGATGAGACTGAATGGAGTAAAGCCAGTAATTAGCAGCCCCCGTGGGATGTGCTGGGACAGAGGGATCTAATGAGTAAGTGCTACAGCTCCAGGTGGCAAGGCTAAGACATTTCTAATAGTGAGAAAACAAACGATGCTGCTGTAATCAGCAGAAGGCCAGGCACATTTGCTAACAGGCACTTAGATCCCAGCCGGCTTGATGCCCCTTCTGAAATGTAAATGAATAAGCTGAAGAGCTGGGCTTGATGGAGTCTGGCTTGAAGGAGCCTGGCTTGAAGAGGGCagacacgtttttttttttttttgagcctcaGTTTGCTGACTTGGTAAAAGTGGCAGACTGTGTATGAGCATGAAGGAGTTAAGTGtgaagtgtatgtatgtacattgaCTCACCCAGTACCAGTACCCTCCCACTGGATACAATGATGCTTGTATAGAGAGGCCTTTCATTTCTTCCGGCCTCATGGACCAGTGGAGAAGTGGTCCAACAGAGTAACAACGTAGGAGATGCTTCAAGTGCCTCTGTTCCACCTAACACTCCTTGAAGGGTTTCTAAGCAAAATTAATCTTGACAAAAGAcctcttcatttcttttaggAGATCCTAATACAGTTAGAAAGAGTCTCTTTATTTGATCTGTGGTCAGAGGCAATAGCAGTAAATTGCAATCCATTTTGGTTATTGGGTTTTTGAAAAAGGATATTTTTATTGTGATAATTATTATTCATGTTACTAAGGTGATTTTTACCCGTCTCACCCAAGTTCAGAGTCAGCATTTCGTTCTTGCTCTGTCTGTCAGAGCAGAGTCTGGATTAGAGTCAAGGATGACAGGAGCCCACATTTATAGATAGGGCTTGCTTATACCATGTGTGGATTAAGGTACCAAAACAAGCCAGTCATTCCAAGTCTCCTGTCTTGGTTGGCATTAGTTGTTAATGCCCATTCATAGTCTGCTGCTGCCCACTCCGTTATGGCCATTGCTAAACAGTGGCCAGTGTCGCCATGTCTCCAGGTTGCGACCACGGGGCAGATGGGATGAGTCTTTTCTATCAGTCCTTGCCTCGGGTTCATCCGATTTGGTGATTAAAGAGCCCGAAGTAAATGACTGCCAAACAATTTGTCTGGCATCTCAAGCATCCTAATGACAGGGTGGGATCAAGTGTAAGACTTGCTAGACCGGGAGTCTGTGGTCATCACCTCAAGAAAAGGACATTGTTGGTCATTCCTGTGTCATCGTCATCGGGTTATGTGTTTCCCTTTCAGAGTTTTTAGACTTTCGCCAGGGGCCTTCACTGGTTTGCTCTAGTTTTTCTCTGGGAGTGGCTGTCTATGAATGTCCTTTTATTTCATTGtcaataaaacaagataaagatGGATTAACTTATTTTCCAAGCTAAAGTGTTGACTTGAAAATTTTACAAATTCCAGTGGGAAGTTTTCTGTAAAGATGAATTCCATGCTGTTTGGTTGGCTTTTGGCTTGGGAACTACTTGATCAGCTGGACTGAGTAAAAACTCTGAAGTATGTGCTGGCGTTATTTGCATGAGAAAAGGAGAGTGTGCCTTATTACTGGTGAAGGAACGACAGCCATAAGCAGACAGACAGCCAAGTGCACAGGACAGTTGACACACTGTGGCTTTCTAGAAAAGATGCTTCTGCCCTTTTGATTTTTGTAAAATGGGACTTGCACATCTTCCAGATATCCGTGTGTTTTCCTCTTGCATTTCCTACTAACACGCTCACTCTGCTGGCCTTATCTCATCTCGGTCTGCCTGATGCTATTGATCTTTGGTTGTTATAGGTCCTGCTAACTCATACATTGCTTTACCTGCAAATCCTTGGCATCTTTACAACCCAAATTggggggaaagaga
The nucleotide sequence above comes from Peromyscus eremicus chromosome 13, PerEre_H2_v1, whole genome shotgun sequence. Encoded proteins:
- the LOC131923664 gene encoding ephrin type-A receptor 4-like, with amino-acid sequence MDEKNTPIRTYQVCNVMEASQNNWLRTDWITREGAQRVYIEIKFTLRDCNSLPGVMGTCKETFNLYYYESDNDKERFIRESQFGKIDTIAADESFTQVDIGDRIMKLNTEIRDVGPLSKKGFYLAFQDVGACIALVSVRVFYKKCPLTVRNLAQFPDTITGADTSSLVEVRGSCVNNSEEKDVPKMYCGADGEWLVPIGNCLCNAGHEEQNGECQACKIGYYKALSTDATCAKCPPHSYSVWEGATSCTCDRGFFRADNDAASMPCTHLAAAVTLSKAGMMGPWHFAHVLH